The DNA segment GAAGCCCAGCTCGGCCACCTCACGGACACCCGTGCAAAGGCGCCCCGCGCAACCGCACCAAGCGGCAACGCCCGCCCCACGCAGGCGAGATGCCCCCTCGCCGGGTCCGGAATACGACGGGAGGAAAAGGGGCTGGTGCTACCGGCGAGTGCGCCCTACCGTTGGAGGGGCTTCACGCTGCCTTCACTTGCCTACCCGTAAGCTTCACACATGGCCACGACTTCTGATTCCCGTCCCGCGCGGTCCGCCGCCGCGGTGAACGAGGAGATCCGTGCGCTGTGGCTGCGCGCCGGCGGGCGCCTCTCCGTTGAACAGCGCCGTACCTACGAGCAGCTGGTCACGGAGTGGTCCGCGGCCGTGCGCGCCGCCGCCCTGGAGGCCGGCGACGAGAGCGTGGCCTGACCGGGCCACGCCCGCCGCCCCGCACGCTCCTCAGCCGCCACCCGGCCCGCGCGGCACCACGCCGCGCCGGACCCCGATGCCCGAGCCGCGCCCCGGACCCGTCCGGGCGGCAGGGCCCTTGACCCGGACCACACCACACCAACCCACGACCACCCCTGAGCGCCGCCGGTCAAGCCGTTCCGCCCACCGGCGGCGCACCTCGTCGTCGCGCACCCGGGATGTCGCGCACCCGATCCCGAGCCGGTGCGCCGCGGCCCCGGCCCCGGCACCGCGCCCGGACCGAACAACCCCACCCCGTACTCACCGGAATGCGCAACGATCCCGGCGAACCTGCCGGGATATACACCGGAATGCATTGACACGGGAGAGAGGGCCGGAGGGCCGGCTCGGGCGCCGAAGGCGGCGGGGCCGGATGATCCCATGGTGTTTCCGTGATTCCGAAAGAGGTACTACCGGTTCCGGTCATTCTCCTGGTCCCCCGCCATGAACGGGTGGTGCCCGGAACCGGACTTGAACCGGTACGCCCGCGAGGGGCAGCGAGGTTTAAGCTCGCCGTGTCTGCATTCCACCATCCGGGCAGGCCGTGCGCTCCGTCGTGGGTCCGAGCCTATCGGCAGGCCTCCCCCGAACTACGGTGCGATGGAACGATGTTGTCTTATTTTATTGAGCCCTGAGGGTCCGTCAGACCACGTCGGATGGCGTTCTCACCCGCCAACGGCCTGCACGCCCCGCAGAGCCGTCCCGTACGGAATGACGGAATTTCACCGCACGCGCGGGGAGGTTCACGGTTCCCCGACAACGTTACCCGGCGTAACGGGATCATTTCACCGCCGGCACGGGCGTGCTTCCCCATTGATCCGGGGGTACGCCCGTCTCCCCCTGGACGGACTCCGTATGAGGGTCGGATCTCATCCCCAGGTATGAGGGCGGAGCCACGCGCTCCGACTGGAGACGGCCCCCGGAACCGGAACAGCGGCTGACTACACGGGCGCCCGCGGTCGGGACGATGGAGCAGTCCCCAGAGAACCGTTCTGACAGGAGCACACTCCCGTGACCACCACTCCCATCGCCGAGCGCACCACCCAGGTGGCCGCGCGCGCCACGGAACTGACCAAGGTCTACGGCCAGGGGGAGACCCAGGTGGTCGCCCTGGACCGGGTCTCCGTCGACTTCCGGGCCGCCGAGTTCACCGCGATCATGGGCCCGTCCGGATCGGGCAAGTCCACGCTCATGCACTGCGTCGCCGGCCTGGACGACTTCTCGTCCGGCTCGGTGCGCATCGGCGACACCGAACTCGGCGCGCTGAAGGACAAGCAGCTGACACGGCTGCGCCGGGACAAGATCGGGTTCATCTTCCAGGCGTTCAACCTCCTGCCGACCCTCACGGCGCGGGAGAACATCACGCTCCCCATGGACATCGCGGGGCGCAAGCCCGACCAGGGGTGGCTGGAGAACGTGATCACCATGCTGGGCCTCGGCGACCGGCTGAAGCACCGCCCCTCCGAGCTCTCCGGCGGCCAGCAGCAGCGCGTCGCGGTGGCCCGCGCGCTGGCCTCCCGGCCGGAGATCATCTTCGGTGACGAGCCGACCGGCAACCTGGACTCCCGCGCGGGCGCCGAGGTGCTGGGCTTCCTGCGGAACTCCGTGCGCGAGCTCGGCCAGACCGTCGTCATGGTCACCCACGACCCGGTCGCCGCCGCCTACTCGGACCGGGTGATCTTCCTGGAGGACGGCCGCATCGTCGACGAGCTCCACGGGCCGACCGCGGACAACGTGCTCGACCGCATGCGGACGCTGCCCGGCAGCGGCGGCGCGCCCCAGGGCCGCTCCCAGAGCATGCCCCAGGCCCCCCAGCGCTCCCAGGCCCCGCAGCACTCGCAGCGCCCCCGCCACCGCTCCGCCTGACTCTCCCCCACAGGATCCGACATGTTCCGTACAGCGTTGCGCAATGTCCTCGCGCACAAGACCAGGCTGCTGATGACCGTGCTCGCCGTCATGCTCGGCGTGGCGTTCGCGGCCGGCACCATGGTCTTCACCAACACCATCTCCGACGCCTACCAGAAGAGCTCCTCCAAGGGCTTCGACCGGGTGGACGTC comes from the Streptomyces sp. TS71-3 genome and includes:
- a CDS encoding ABC transporter ATP-binding protein, with translation MTTTPIAERTTQVAARATELTKVYGQGETQVVALDRVSVDFRAAEFTAIMGPSGSGKSTLMHCVAGLDDFSSGSVRIGDTELGALKDKQLTRLRRDKIGFIFQAFNLLPTLTARENITLPMDIAGRKPDQGWLENVITMLGLGDRLKHRPSELSGGQQQRVAVARALASRPEIIFGDEPTGNLDSRAGAEVLGFLRNSVRELGQTVVMVTHDPVAAAYSDRVIFLEDGRIVDELHGPTADNVLDRMRTLPGSGGAPQGRSQSMPQAPQRSQAPQHSQRPRHRSA